One Diospyros lotus cultivar Yz01 chromosome 1, ASM1463336v1, whole genome shotgun sequence genomic window carries:
- the LOC127812118 gene encoding transcription factor HY5-like, whose amino-acid sequence MPSGSERSSNSTPLFEVEVKEGMESDDEIRGVPEMAGEATGKKTAADPAAGPDRVQPSASRANKRGRSPADKENKRLKRLLRNRVSAQQARERKKAYLIELEGRVKDLEKNNSELEERLSTLQNENQMLRQILKNTTAGMQEGKK is encoded by the exons ATGCCTTCGGGCAGTGAAAGATCTTCCAACTCTACGCCTCTTTTCGAGGTTGAAGTCAAAGAAG GGATGGAGAGCGACGACGAGATCAGGGGAGTCCCTGAGATGGCCGGAGAAGCCACCGGCAAGAAAACTGCAGCTGATCCAGCGGCCGGTCCGGACCGGGTCCAGCCCTCGGCCAGTCGGGCGAATAAGAGAGGAAGAAGCCCGGCCGACAAGGAAAACAAGAGGCTCAAGAG GTTGCTGAGGAACAGAGTTTCAGCTCAACAAGCACGGGAGCGGAAGAAGGCCTACTTGATTGAGCTGGAGGGTCGGGTGAAGGACTTGGAGAAGAACAACTCTGAGCTGGAGGAGAGGCTGTCCACCTTGCAGAATGAAAACCAGATGCTTAGACAG ATACTGAAGAACACAACAGCAGGGATGCAAGagggaaagaaatga
- the LOC127792398 gene encoding probable cellulose synthase A catalytic subunit 1 [UDP-forming], whose translation MEGMEADFYDRNEFIRIWQESDCGIMQPDTLKQFNLEICLICGDTVGLSASGDVFIACDECAFPVCRLCYEYERNHGSQCCLQCKTRYRWHRGSPQVEGDDEEDDIDDLEDEFNYTQGNRDETCQWQGEDSDLYFPYGHESQLIPLLTNRQLVSSEIFSNTPEGTTSSLLSPDDMLPYVNPRQPVLVRLVDPSRDLYSYSLEDLDWRDRIGDWKWKQQKQVVHMENRHIKEKRDIGTGSDGEEQLQMADDAHQPLSCVVPISSSHLTPYRVIIMLRLIILGFFLQYRCTHPVKDAYPLWLTSVICEVWFALSWLLDQFPKWSPVNRETYLDRLALRYDREGNPSQLAPIDVFVSTVDPMKEPPLITANTVLSILAVDYPVDKVSCYVSDDGSAVLTFIALSETAQFARKWVPFCKKHSIEPRAPEFYFARKIDYLKDKIQPSFVKERRAMKREYEEFKVRINAYVAGAQKMPEEGWTMPDGAPWPGNNPRDHTGMIQVFLGHGRGPDIYGNELPRMVYVSREKRPGFQHHKKAGAMNALIRASAILTNGAYILNVDCDHYFNNSKCLKEAMCFMMDPDLGKKTCYVQFPQRFDGIDLHDRYANRNIVFFDINLKGLDGIQGPVYVGTGCCFNRKALYGYDPVLTEEDLEPSIIVKSCGGSRKKGRRGNKKYIAKMRAVKRTESTIPFFNEEDTDDGVEGDDDEKSLVFLKSLEKRFGQSPVFIAAISTEQGGLPPSSNPEILLKEAFHVISCGYEEKTEWGKEIGWIYGSVTEDILTGFKMHARGWISIYCMPHRPAFKGSAPINLSDRLNQVLRWALGSIEILLSRHCPIWYGYNGRLKLLERLAYINTIVYPLTSIPLLAYCVLPAICLLTGKFIIPEISNYASMWFILLFVSIFATGILELRWSGVGIEDWWRNEQFWVIGGISAHLFAVFQGLLKVFAGIDTNFTVTSKASTDDGGEFSELYMFKWTSLLIPPTTVLVVNLVGIVAGVSYAINRGYQSWGPLLGKLFFSIWVIVHLYPFLKGLLGRQNRPPTIVIVWSTLLASIFSILWVRIDPFASDTNKSASKAQCGIDC comes from the exons ATGGAGGGAATGGAGGCTGACTTTTACGACAGGAACGAATTTATCCGGATATGGCAAGAATCAGATTGTGGG ATAATGCAGCCCGATACCCTGAAGCAATTCAATCTTGAAATATGTCTGATATGCGGAGATACTGTTGGCCTTTCAGCCAGTGGTGATGTTTTCATTGCCTGTGACGAGTGTGCCTTCCCAGTTTGCAGGCTCTGTTATGAGTATGAGCGGAACCATGGGAGTCAATGCTGTCTTCAGTGCAAGACCAGATATAGGTGGCACAGAG GAAGTCCACAAGTCGAGGGAgatgacgaagaagatgatATTGATGACTTGGAAGATGAGTTCAATTATACTCAAGGAAATAGAGACGAAACATGCCAGTGGCAGGGGGAGGATTCTGACCTATATTTTCCTTATGGACACGAATCTCAACTAATTCCCCTTCTCACTAACAGGCAGCTG GTATCTAGTGAAATTTTTAGTAATACACCTGAAGGAACTACATCAAGTCTTTTGAGCCCTGATGACATGCTTCCTTATGTTAATCCAAGGCAACCAG TTCTGGTGAGACTTGTGGACCCTTCAAGGGATTTGTATTCTTACAGTCTTGAAGATCTTGACTGGAGGGATAGGATTGGTGATTGGAAATGGAAACAACAGAAACAGGTCGTGCACATGGAAAATAGACATATCAAAGAGAAAAGAGACATTGGCACAGGGTCGGATGGGGAAGAACAACTTCAAAT GGCTGATGATGCTCATCAACCTTTGAGCTGTGTTGtgcccatttcttcttctcaccTTACTCCTTATCGTGTAATAATCATGCTTCGGCTGATTATATTGGGTTTTTTCTTGCAATATCGTTGTACTCATCCAGTTAAGGATGCTTATCCATTATGGCTGACATCAGTTATCTGCGAGGTTTGGTTTGCATTATCCTGGCTTCTGGATCAGTTTCCAAAATGGTCACCTGTCAATCGTGAGACATACCTGGATAGGCTTGCCTTGAG ATATGACAGGGAAGGGAATCCTTCACAATTAGCACCTATTGATGTATTTGTCAGTACAGTGGATCCAATGAAAGAGCCTCCTCTCATAACAGCTAACACTGTGCTGTCCATCCTTGCCGTGGATTACCCTGTAGACAAAGTCTCTTGTTATGTTTCTGATGATGGATCAGCAGTGTTAACCTTTATTGCTCTGTCTGAGACGGCACAGTTTGCAAGGAAATGGGTGCCTTTCTGCAAGAAACATAGTATTGAGCCTAGGGCTCCTGAATTCTATTTTGCTCGAAAGATAGATTATTTGAAGGACAAGATACAGCCTTCTTTTGTGAAAGAGCGCAGGGCAATGAAG AGGGAATATGAAGAATTCAAGGTAAGAATCAATGCATATGTTGCCGGAGCACAAAAGATGCCTGAAGAAGGTTGGACAATGCCAGATGGAGCTCCTTGGCCTGGAAATAACCCAAGGGATCATACAGGAATGATTCAG GTTTTCTTAGGCCACGGTAGGGGCCCTGATATATATGGCAATGAGCTACCACGTATGGTTTATGTTTCTCGTGAGAAGCGTCCAGGCTTTCAGCATCACAAGAAAGCTGGAGCAATGAATGCTTTG ATTCGAGCTTCAGCTATCCTAACCAATGGTGCATACATTTTGAATGTGGATTGTGATCACTACTTCAACAATAGCAAATGTCTTAAGGAAGCCATGTGTTTCATGATGGATCCTGATCTTGGAAAGAAAACTTGCTATGTGCAGTTTCCACAACGTTTTGATGGCATTGACTTGCATGATCGATATGCTAACCGTAATATTGTCTTTTTTGAT ATCAACTTGAAAGGGCTTGATGGGATCCAGGGACCAGTCTATGTGGGAACTGGTTGTTGTTTCAACAGAAAAGCACTATATGGGTATGATCCAGTCTTAACAGAGGAAGATTTGGAACCAAGCATTATTGTTAAGAGTTGTGGTGGTTCAAGGAAGAAGGGTAGGAGAGGCAACAAGAAATACATTGCTAAAATGAGAGCAGTTAAGAGAACAGAATCTACCATTCCCTTTTTCAATGAGGAGGACACAGATGATGGTGTTGAAG GAGATGATGATGAAAAGTCACTTGTGTTTCTGAAGAGCTTAGAAAAGCGTTTTGGTCAATCTCCAGTTTTTATTGCTGCAATCTCTACGGAGCAAGGGGGCCTTCCACCATCAAGCAATCCTGAAATTCTTCTAAAAGAAGCATTCCATGTTATTAGCTGTGGGTATGAGGAGAAGACCGAATGGGGCAAAGAG ATTGGATGGATCTATGGGTCCGTGACAGAAGATATTTTGACTGGGTTTAAGATGCATGCACGAGGATGGATTTCAATCTACTGCATGCCTCATCGCCCAGCATTTAAGGGATCTGCCCCCATTAATCTTTCTGATCGTTTGAATCAAGTTCTTAGGTGGGCTTTGGGATCGATTGAGATTCTTCTGAGTAGGCATTGCCCCATATGGTATGGCTACAATGGGAGACTGAAGCTTTTGGAGAGGCTGGCATATATTAATACCATTGTTTATCCTCTCACCTCTATCCCTCTGCTTGCTTATTGTGTGCTTCCTGCCATTTGTCTTCTCACTGGAAAATTTATCATTCCTGAG ATTAGTAACTATGCTAGCATGTGGTTCATCCTTCTTTTCGTGTCCATTTTCGCAACCGGCATACTGGAGCTCAGATGGAGCGGTGTGGGCATCGAGGACTGGTGGAGAAACGAACAGTTCTGGGTAATTGGTGGCATATCAGCGCATCTCTTTGCTGTCTTCCAGGGGCTCCTGAAAGTGTTTGCAGGGATCGACACCAACTTCACTGTCACCTCAAAGGCATCTACCGACGATGGCGGGGAGTTTTCAGAGCTTTACATGTTCAAATGGACATCGCTCCTCATTCCTCCAACCACAGTCCTGGTGGTGAACTTGGTCGGCATAGTGGCGGGTGTTTCGTATGCCATAAACAGAGGGTATCAGTCATGGGGACCTCTATTAGGGAAGCTGTTCTTCTCCATTTGGGTCATTGTCCACTTGTATCCCTTCCTCAAGGGTCTGTTGGGTCGCCAAAATCGCCCCCCAACAATTGTCATCGTCTGGTCCACACTGCTTGCCTCTATCTTCTCCATACTTTGGGTCCGGATAGATCCCTTCGCATCAGACACCAACAAATCTGCGTCGAAAGCTCAGTGTGGCATCGACTGCTAG
- the LOC127791513 gene encoding uncharacterized protein LOC127791513, whose translation MATSSSSSKGWLRNLYKYASRVYFLLIILQVPLFRVPCRAGMCTTPIHVTSSQLIASEIFPVNVVKALLYPGAVVNGLLKNMTLPSWGNLEDIYNLTDVKGAPAVTDLQRLEVLAGSYFSVSGAIIGILKPGRMSMFGTLLIIWGLVKEGILGKPVNTDPTRTVFVYPTMLIALVCAFSSVKYDLKKIARSAPARPVAKPLQSSSKSKLK comes from the exons ATGGCAACTTCGTCATCGTCTTCAAAAGGATGGTTGAGAAATCTGTACAAATACGCATCTCGCGTCTATTTCTTGCTCATCATCCTTCAGGTCCCGCTTTTTAG GGTTCCATGTAGAGCTGGAATGTGCACAACACCCATTCATGTCACATCTTCCCAACTGATTGCAAGTGAGATCTTTCCTGTTAATGTTGTGAAGGCACTTCTATATCCTGGAGCTGTTGTAAATGGTCTCCTCAAGAACATGACTCTTCCAAGCTGGGGTAATCTGGAAGACATTTATAACTTGACTGATGTGAAGGGAGCCCCTGCAGTAACTGATCTGCAACGGTTGGAG GTGCTTGCAGGCAGCTATTTTTCTGTGTCAGGAGCAATCATTGGTATTCTAAAACCTGGCAGGATGAGCATGTTTGGAACCCTTCTGATAATCTGGGGCCTTGTCAAGGAAGGGATCCTTGGAAAGCCAGTGAATACAGATCCCACAAGAACTGTTTTTGTATACCCAACAATGTTGATTGCGCTGGTTTGTGCCTTTTCATCTGTCAAATATGATTTAAAGAAGATTGCGAGAAGTGCACCAGCACGTCCCGTTGCCAAACCGCTTCAGAGCTCATCAAAATCTAAGCTAAAATGA